From Shewanella psychrophila, a single genomic window includes:
- a CDS encoding AraC family transcriptional regulator — protein sequence MTFQDNLKLTTEPTTLSSWALAICRAIDSYGINSQKLLQEIGINTDLLQDPNGRIPTSQITQLWALAVEASGDESLGLKVANFVQPTSFNALSFSLLVSESLADAWIRIKRYYEIISNVLEMEIVEGELESALCFNRLPGKDYAPEAIDAFMATSYLMPLQVSHGLVRPIRLELERSPPSDTTPFQSLFSCPINFNSSGNRIYFSSEALNTPFPSANRELAIRNDDAIEEYLSRLSSQSFSSKVAKEIVISMSLGNPDREAIAKVFHMSSRNLQRKLKLENTTFSEQLDLIRKRLALTYILDSDLAIIEISFRLGFKDPSNFTRAFKRWYKQSPLQYRKQG from the coding sequence ATGACTTTTCAGGACAATCTTAAACTAACAACTGAGCCAACGACCCTGTCTTCCTGGGCGTTAGCGATTTGCCGAGCCATAGATAGTTATGGAATAAACAGCCAGAAACTACTGCAAGAAATAGGCATTAATACTGACCTATTGCAGGACCCTAATGGTCGTATTCCGACAAGCCAAATTACTCAGCTTTGGGCGTTAGCAGTAGAGGCTTCTGGAGATGAGTCATTAGGGCTAAAGGTGGCAAACTTTGTTCAGCCAACCAGCTTTAACGCACTCAGCTTCTCTTTATTGGTCAGTGAATCTTTAGCTGATGCCTGGATTAGAATTAAACGGTATTATGAAATTATCAGTAATGTGCTTGAAATGGAGATAGTTGAAGGTGAGCTAGAGTCAGCACTCTGCTTTAATCGGTTGCCAGGAAAAGATTACGCCCCAGAAGCGATAGATGCCTTTATGGCGACAAGCTACTTGATGCCATTGCAAGTGAGTCATGGCCTCGTCAGGCCAATAAGACTCGAACTTGAACGCTCTCCACCATCAGACACCACTCCCTTTCAATCGCTTTTTTCTTGCCCGATAAACTTCAATTCAAGCGGCAATCGTATCTACTTTAGCAGTGAAGCACTCAACACGCCTTTCCCATCGGCAAATAGAGAGCTAGCCATTAGGAATGATGATGCAATTGAGGAGTATTTAAGCCGACTATCCAGCCAATCATTTAGCAGCAAGGTTGCTAAAGAAATTGTTATTTCAATGAGTTTAGGTAATCCTGATCGCGAAGCTATAGCCAAAGTATTCCATATGAGCAGCCGTAATTTACAAAGAAAACTGAAACTTGAAAATACCACATTCAGTGAGCAACTAGATCTGATCCGCAAACGATTAGCGTTAACCTACATTCTAGACTCAGATCTCGCTATTATTGAAATATCATTTCGCTTAGGCTTCAAAGATCCGAGCAATTTCACCCGTGCATTTAAACGGTGGTACAAACAGTCTCCACTGCAATATCGTAAACAAGGCTAA
- a CDS encoding DUF5062 family protein has protein sequence MKQGKHDVQLLKLAMEIGVGYAKKRGFDDFGKGISPKDKVECIYRLLVTDKLIQPLAVDKEDGPNMKHKLVLWISRQLPENHELLN, from the coding sequence ATGAAGCAAGGTAAGCACGATGTACAACTGTTAAAACTCGCCATGGAAATTGGTGTCGGCTATGCTAAAAAACGTGGTTTTGACGATTTCGGCAAGGGAATTTCACCAAAAGATAAAGTCGAATGTATCTATCGTCTGCTCGTTACCGATAAGCTCATTCAACCGCTAGCAGTGGATAAAGAAGACGGGCCAAATATGAAACATAAATTGGTTTTATGGATTAGTAGACAGCTTCCCGAAAATCATGAGCTCTTAAACTAG
- a CDS encoding diguanylate cyclase domain-containing protein — protein sequence MYFKVAFAIALSAALVAVLSSYFFYFEQLERNEQDSREHVNQLSRTIEKTASIAVYVQDSVLAREIIDGLAINDVVSEVELISEPGFSVFSGEKTLIGREGVSTLTLYNPFFEEEVIGQLKILPNEAFIDHNAKDAAVNQARMLALLTVVTAILVSFIVHKTLTSPLNRITNKFEGVIPGQDSHISVPRFHQKDEIGRLVNGINALVSSLNQSIDSERNLREKTQVLEKKFRLIFEQASAGICLIDSENLLVTANPAFERIIYKSHSIADAIGLRLTDWFYNKRQLESFLADIRQSHNLDTVALDLKMKTLPGSPDCWVHCLFSKVLDEDKQTCLMIEVLMYDVTERTEREINTRFEADHDGLTHLKNRRAGRRSLVELFDRAKENDKIAVIMNIDLDNFKAINDIYGHEAGDFVLIEVGQRMMAVFRNDDLCIRWGGDEFVVACYFDSADFERRSLPAIEKLASELRLALSENVNLSCGGSIEIGASIGIAMYPQHGGTLESVLSAADSAMYVSKQGGRNQYSIFDSKLVGELSSCDKNDSKAQSQNTDRMNQDAND from the coding sequence TTGTACTTTAAGGTGGCATTCGCTATTGCATTGAGTGCAGCCCTAGTTGCAGTCTTGAGTTCATACTTTTTCTATTTCGAACAGCTTGAGAGAAATGAGCAGGACTCGAGGGAGCATGTTAATCAGTTATCCAGAACCATAGAGAAGACAGCGTCTATTGCCGTGTATGTACAGGATTCTGTGCTAGCAAGGGAGATCATCGATGGATTAGCGATTAATGACGTTGTTTCTGAAGTTGAGCTGATCAGTGAACCGGGGTTTTCAGTTTTTTCTGGTGAGAAAACACTCATTGGCAGGGAGGGCGTTTCTACTCTGACCTTGTATAACCCATTTTTTGAGGAAGAGGTCATAGGTCAGCTTAAGATATTGCCTAATGAGGCATTTATTGATCATAACGCCAAGGATGCCGCCGTAAATCAGGCCCGTATGTTGGCATTATTAACTGTTGTGACAGCTATTCTTGTTTCTTTTATTGTGCATAAGACGTTAACCTCTCCGCTAAATAGGATAACCAATAAATTTGAAGGGGTAATTCCTGGCCAGGACAGTCATATTTCAGTGCCTAGATTCCATCAGAAAGACGAGATCGGCCGTCTGGTGAATGGAATTAACGCTCTGGTTTCATCTCTTAATCAGTCTATAGATTCGGAACGTAATTTAAGAGAAAAGACTCAAGTATTGGAGAAAAAGTTCAGACTCATCTTCGAGCAAGCGAGTGCGGGTATATGCCTCATAGATAGTGAGAACTTGTTAGTTACTGCTAATCCTGCCTTTGAGCGAATTATCTATAAATCACATTCCATCGCAGATGCTATAGGCTTAAGGCTCACAGATTGGTTTTACAATAAGCGACAGTTAGAGAGCTTTCTGGCTGATATCAGACAGAGTCATAATCTAGATACGGTTGCATTGGATCTTAAGATGAAGACCTTGCCAGGATCCCCTGATTGCTGGGTACATTGCCTATTTTCTAAGGTTTTAGATGAAGATAAGCAGACCTGCTTGATGATAGAAGTGCTGATGTATGATGTGACCGAGCGAACTGAGAGGGAGATCAATACTCGCTTCGAAGCCGATCATGATGGCTTAACTCATCTTAAGAACAGGAGAGCAGGAAGACGCTCACTGGTAGAGTTATTTGATCGCGCTAAAGAAAATGACAAAATAGCGGTGATCATGAATATCGATCTGGATAACTTTAAGGCTATCAACGATATTTATGGCCATGAGGCCGGTGATTTTGTGCTAATCGAAGTAGGTCAGCGCATGATGGCTGTGTTTAGAAACGATGATCTCTGTATTCGTTGGGGAGGCGATGAGTTTGTTGTAGCTTGTTACTTCGATAGTGCAGATTTTGAAAGACGCAGTCTGCCAGCGATAGAGAAGTTAGCATCTGAGTTAAGGCTAGCATTAAGCGAGAATGTAAACTTAAGTTGTGGAGGAAGTATCGAGATCGGCGCTAGCATAGGTATCGCCATGTATCCGCAACATGGGGGGACTTTGGAGTCCGTATTGTCTGCGGCTGACAGTGCTATGTATGTGTCGAAGCAAGGAGGGCGAAATCAATATAGCATCTTCGATTCAAAGCTTGTGGGTGAGCTAAGTTCTTGCGATAAGAACGACTCGAAAGCTCAGTCTCAAAACACAGACAGAATGAATCAAGATGCTAACGATTAA
- the rimK gene encoding 30S ribosomal protein S6--L-glutamate ligase has translation MPSTGLKIGLLASNPNLYSNRRIMEAGLQRGHEMFFYNIQQCYMKLDASEPEVHYRDGRILNDLDAVIPRIRPSMTFYGCALTRHFESLGVMALNNSEAITQSRDKLFSLQLLQKNNLDIPTSGFANSPADTTDLIDMVGGAPLIVKLLEGTQGKGVVLAETRKAAESVINAFKSLKANLLVQEFIKEAQGKDLRCFVIDGKIVASIERTAAPGEFRANIHQGGTASLVQITPEEKKLAIKAAKTMGLQVAGVDIIRSSKGPLLLEINSSPGLEGIETATGIDVAGAMIDSIEKKLGWKRPLPVDTSF, from the coding sequence ATGCCGAGTACGGGCCTCAAGATTGGCTTGCTTGCCAGTAACCCGAATTTATACAGTAATCGTCGTATCATGGAGGCGGGACTGCAACGTGGTCATGAGATGTTTTTCTATAACATACAGCAATGTTATATGAAGCTGGATGCCTCTGAGCCCGAAGTGCATTATCGTGACGGCAGGATCTTAAATGATCTCGATGCAGTGATCCCTAGAATTCGCCCTAGTATGACTTTTTATGGTTGTGCTTTGACGCGCCATTTCGAGAGTTTGGGGGTCATGGCACTGAATAACTCGGAAGCCATCACTCAGTCGCGAGACAAGTTGTTCTCTTTGCAGCTATTACAGAAAAACAACTTAGATATACCCACCAGTGGCTTCGCCAATTCACCGGCTGATACTACGGACTTGATCGATATGGTTGGCGGGGCACCGTTAATCGTCAAGTTACTCGAAGGCACTCAAGGCAAAGGTGTCGTTCTGGCTGAGACCCGCAAGGCTGCAGAGAGCGTGATTAATGCGTTTAAATCCTTGAAGGCTAATTTGCTAGTTCAGGAATTTATTAAGGAAGCCCAAGGCAAAGATCTGCGTTGCTTTGTGATTGATGGCAAGATTGTCGCGTCCATAGAGCGTACTGCCGCGCCGGGTGAGTTCAGGGCGAACATTCATCAGGGAGGCACTGCTTCTCTTGTGCAGATCACCCCTGAGGAGAAGAAGCTGGCAATTAAGGCGGCGAAAACCATGGGTCTACAGGTTGCGGGTGTCGATATTATTCGTTCCAGTAAGGGACCTCTGTTACTGGAGATAAATTCATCCCCAGGATTAGAAGGCATTGAGACGGCAACTGGCATAGATGTCGCAGGCGCTATGATCGATTCCATAGAGAAAAAGTTGGGCTGGAAGCGACCTTTACCAGTCGATACTTCTTTCTAA
- a CDS encoding biotin carboxylase N-terminal domain-containing protein, which translates to MTSKNQPTNKTQAQSADPLFLKAEHLAQNFSLFPEHSKQSLAEEIKGLLGEDTIQSNLKELDLLDVDGYVTKVIQPTLDKNRAGAKRVIADLKGRLIAENHQGPFYSAEIELNFGTRTRRIGFIAQERTTNNGAWMPEHHLIACKAIRKFAELSMPIIYLIDTPGADAGEVANSQNQAHSISKAIAESANVDVPTVGIVIGAGYSGGAIPLASANILLSLRDGIFNTIQPQGLQSIARKYNLSWQECAKSVGVSPEELYTSGCIDGIIDFSPTDKDERQHNLRRAIISSIEAVENAAVQFVRESKDLREHYDRSLTRFLNPSKNLEALEHHAELAVANNPTMHLNLFGSSYRYLRYLTLRSRIQSISQEQYGRLSKVSVPEGDLLARIQQEQDRVFQSWLSNPDKLVYDEELNKLWGNFSAKRDEVSTERNMLTRLILGEPKENYKKARKALIFNISWSLFHRWKGNAENNFKGLIQYLETLPSEVTQADWPELNKLTVLDVVIHDELREDFIWQCHNILIFNALYDNVVGNLASIAKEAMMSKSLSRASVDNLLHSSIDRALSTQDTANDKSKFYKWLKYFMGQSNRAELLTKTEQWKSVGFPQLNDSLFVILTYFFERLLPEYFDSEEESGEYTGAINPVRIGRRKDFWNRLTMGYQDLLIQKVLRDDKRAGKMGWENVLGKFFTDFDEINGDKMSANLLNFPGFRLSIEDALDKGIRPCGLITGMADFERNGQQMRVGVAVSNTAFQAGAFDMASAEKFSALLIECAKRKLPVICFISSSGMQTKEGAAALFSMAVVNDRITRFIRDNELPVLMFGYGDCTGGAQASFVTHPLVQTYYLSGTNMPFAGQMVVPAYLPSTATLSNYLSKVPGAMNALVTNPFSSTIDDQLSSIDPLMPKPTAEIEDVIANALSTLVPEMMAADEEIVQDDPRELMKPIKKVLVHARGCTAVKLIRKAHDNGIDVVLVASDPDMTSVPADMLKGNDKLVCIGGNTSDESYLNAYSVLKVAEYENVDALHPGIGFLSESPQFAALCVNNGVNFVGPSVHSMTTMGNKSNAIKTSQDNGVPVVPGSHGILSNAEQAVNVANEIGYPVLLKAVQGGGGKGIQVVERQGDMISLFQQTSTEAAAAFGNGDLYLEKYVTSLRHIEVQLLRDKFGNTKVLGIRDCSVQRNNQKVVEESGSTMLPAELKEKVLQYTLDLGNATDYMGAGTVEFIYNLDTNEVYFMEMNTRLQVEHPVTEATSGIDIVSAGFDIAAGRSIEALKPQDKGYAIEVRVTAEKAALDSNGVLQLLPHPGMITEYAMPERDDIEIISIAEAGKEVSPYYDSLIAQIICRGESREDVINKLHDYLADHVVIKGIATNIPLLTRILKDGTFNEGVYDTNYLPRLMAELDVPELIAEMEAAAETVGVDTASLRVGESNELKVMAQGAGIFYTSPAPGEADFVKEGDIVAADQTLALTEAMKMFSQLNLAGYNRPDAVLYPEDKKYRIERILNSNGQQVSQGDLLFVVSPVES; encoded by the coding sequence ATGACCAGCAAAAATCAGCCCACAAACAAGACTCAGGCTCAATCTGCCGACCCGCTTTTTCTGAAAGCAGAACATCTGGCACAAAACTTTTCACTGTTTCCTGAACACAGTAAGCAGAGCCTAGCCGAAGAGATCAAGGGTCTCTTGGGTGAAGATACAATTCAGTCTAACTTGAAAGAGTTAGATCTACTCGATGTAGATGGTTATGTCACTAAGGTGATTCAACCAACATTAGATAAAAACCGCGCCGGTGCTAAGCGTGTGATTGCCGATCTTAAAGGCAGGCTTATTGCTGAAAACCACCAAGGGCCTTTTTATAGTGCAGAGATCGAATTGAACTTTGGTACTCGTACTCGCCGTATCGGTTTTATCGCACAAGAACGTACCACTAATAATGGTGCTTGGATGCCCGAGCATCACTTGATCGCGTGTAAGGCTATTCGTAAGTTTGCAGAACTGTCTATGCCTATCATCTACCTTATCGACACCCCTGGTGCCGATGCGGGTGAAGTGGCTAACAGTCAGAACCAGGCTCACAGCATCTCTAAGGCGATTGCCGAGAGTGCTAATGTCGATGTGCCTACTGTCGGTATCGTCATCGGTGCCGGTTACTCAGGTGGTGCGATCCCACTTGCTTCGGCAAACATCTTATTGTCACTGCGTGATGGTATCTTTAATACTATTCAGCCTCAGGGCCTGCAGAGTATTGCCCGTAAGTACAACTTGTCTTGGCAAGAATGTGCTAAATCGGTGGGTGTTTCACCTGAAGAGCTGTATACCTCTGGTTGCATCGACGGCATCATCGATTTTTCTCCGACGGATAAAGATGAGCGTCAGCATAACCTTCGCCGTGCAATTATCAGCAGTATCGAAGCTGTTGAAAATGCCGCCGTGCAGTTCGTGAGAGAGTCGAAAGACTTGCGTGAGCATTATGATCGTAGTTTGACTCGTTTCTTGAACCCGTCTAAGAATCTGGAAGCTCTTGAGCACCATGCGGAGCTTGCGGTTGCTAATAACCCTACAATGCACCTTAACTTGTTTGGTAGCTCATACCGTTACTTGCGTTACCTGACGTTACGTAGTCGTATTCAGTCTATTTCTCAAGAGCAGTATGGTCGTTTGTCTAAGGTGAGTGTACCCGAAGGTGATTTACTCGCACGTATTCAGCAAGAGCAAGATCGCGTGTTCCAGTCTTGGTTATCTAACCCGGATAAGCTGGTTTATGATGAAGAGTTAAACAAGCTTTGGGGTAACTTCAGTGCTAAGCGTGATGAGGTTTCTACCGAACGAAACATGCTGACCCGTTTGATCTTAGGTGAGCCGAAAGAGAACTATAAGAAGGCCCGTAAGGCGCTTATCTTCAACATCAGTTGGTCTTTGTTTCATCGTTGGAAAGGTAATGCCGAGAACAACTTCAAAGGCCTGATCCAGTATTTGGAGACACTTCCATCTGAAGTGACTCAGGCTGATTGGCCTGAGTTGAACAAGCTAACAGTACTGGATGTGGTTATTCACGACGAATTACGTGAAGACTTTATCTGGCAGTGTCACAATATTCTTATCTTCAACGCACTTTACGACAATGTCGTTGGCAACTTAGCCTCTATCGCTAAAGAAGCCATGATGTCTAAGAGTTTGTCACGTGCATCGGTAGATAACTTGTTACACAGCTCCATCGATCGCGCCTTATCCACTCAAGATACGGCTAACGATAAGAGTAAATTCTACAAGTGGCTCAAGTACTTCATGGGTCAATCGAACCGTGCAGAATTGTTGACTAAGACTGAGCAGTGGAAGAGTGTTGGTTTCCCACAGCTAAACGACAGTCTGTTCGTGATCCTGACTTACTTCTTCGAACGTCTGCTACCTGAGTATTTCGATAGTGAAGAGGAAAGTGGCGAATACACAGGTGCAATCAACCCTGTACGTATTGGTCGCCGTAAAGATTTCTGGAACCGTCTCACCATGGGCTATCAGGATCTCTTGATCCAGAAAGTACTACGTGATGATAAGCGTGCCGGTAAAATGGGCTGGGAAAACGTTTTAGGTAAGTTCTTCACTGATTTTGATGAAATCAATGGCGATAAGATGTCTGCCAACTTGCTAAACTTCCCGGGATTCCGTCTATCCATCGAAGATGCATTGGATAAAGGCATTCGTCCCTGTGGTCTCATTACTGGTATGGCTGATTTCGAACGTAACGGTCAACAGATGCGTGTCGGTGTTGCCGTGTCAAACACAGCTTTCCAGGCTGGCGCCTTCGATATGGCCAGTGCCGAGAAGTTCAGTGCGCTATTGATCGAGTGTGCTAAGCGTAAGCTTCCAGTTATCTGTTTCATCAGCTCAAGTGGTATGCAGACTAAAGAAGGTGCTGCTGCACTTTTCTCTATGGCTGTGGTGAACGATCGTATTACTCGCTTCATTCGTGATAACGAGCTACCGGTATTGATGTTCGGTTATGGTGATTGTACAGGTGGAGCACAGGCAAGTTTCGTGACTCACCCATTAGTGCAAACATATTACCTATCGGGTACTAACATGCCTTTTGCGGGCCAGATGGTCGTTCCGGCTTACCTGCCTTCCACTGCGACGCTGTCGAATTACTTGTCGAAAGTACCTGGTGCGATGAATGCCTTGGTGACTAATCCATTCAGCAGCACTATAGATGACCAGCTGAGCAGTATCGATCCTTTGATGCCTAAGCCTACCGCTGAGATTGAAGATGTGATTGCTAATGCACTCTCAACTTTAGTTCCTGAGATGATGGCCGCTGATGAAGAGATAGTTCAGGACGATCCTCGTGAACTTATGAAGCCTATCAAGAAGGTATTGGTGCATGCTCGTGGTTGTACCGCGGTTAAGCTAATTCGTAAGGCTCATGATAATGGCATTGATGTCGTTCTCGTTGCATCTGATCCGGATATGACTTCGGTACCTGCCGATATGCTAAAAGGCAACGATAAACTTGTCTGTATTGGTGGTAACACATCAGATGAGAGTTACCTCAACGCATATTCTGTGCTTAAAGTGGCCGAATATGAAAATGTCGATGCCCTTCACCCGGGTATTGGTTTCTTATCTGAAAGTCCTCAATTTGCGGCGCTTTGTGTCAATAACGGCGTTAATTTCGTCGGACCGAGTGTTCACAGCATGACGACAATGGGTAACAAGTCTAATGCGATTAAGACTTCCCAGGATAATGGTGTTCCTGTCGTTCCTGGTAGTCACGGTATCTTAAGCAATGCAGAGCAAGCGGTAAACGTTGCTAATGAAATTGGCTACCCGGTTCTGCTTAAAGCGGTACAAGGTGGTGGTGGTAAAGGTATTCAGGTCGTTGAGCGTCAAGGGGACATGATTAGCTTGTTCCAGCAGACTTCTACCGAAGCGGCTGCGGCGTTTGGTAATGGCGATCTCTATCTTGAGAAATATGTGACTTCACTGCGTCACATCGAAGTACAGCTCCTACGTGATAAGTTTGGTAATACTAAGGTATTGGGTATTCGTGATTGTTCGGTTCAGCGTAACAACCAGAAGGTTGTTGAAGAGTCTGGTTCTACCATGCTGCCGGCTGAGCTGAAAGAGAAGGTACTTCAATATACCCTTGATCTTGGTAATGCGACAGATTACATGGGCGCAGGTACGGTTGAATTCATCTATAACTTAGATACTAACGAAGTCTACTTTATGGAGATGAACACTCGTCTTCAGGTTGAGCATCCAGTTACCGAAGCGACATCGGGTATCGATATTGTGAGTGCTGGTTTCGATATTGCGGCGGGTCGTTCGATCGAAGCCCTGAAACCACAGGATAAGGGTTACGCCATCGAAGTCCGTGTTACTGCCGAGAAGGCTGCTCTGGACAGCAATGGTGTACTCCAACTGCTACCTCATCCTGGTATGATTACCGAATATGCGATGCCTGAGCGTGATGACATAGAAATCATCTCTATTGCAGAAGCGGGTAAAGAGGTTTCACCTTACTACGATAGCTTGATTGCACAAATCATCTGTCGAGGTGAGAGCCGCGAAGATGTGATCAATAAGCTGCACGATTACCTCGCTGATCACGTTGTCATCAAAGGTATTGCGACTAACATCCCACTACTGACTCGCATCTTGAAAGATGGCACCTTCAACGAAGGCGTTTACGACACTAACTACTTACCTCGTCTGATGGCTGAGTTAGATGTGCCTGAGTTGATTGCAGAGATGGAAGCTGCTGCGGAAACTGTCGGTGTCGATACAGCCTCACTGCGCGTCGGTGAGAGTAACGAGCTGAAAGTGATGGCACAAGGGGCGGGTATCTTCTATACCTCTCCAGCACCTGGTGAAGCCGACTTTGTTAAAGAAGGTGACATAGTGGCAGCGGACCAGACTTTAGCGCTTACAGAAGCAATGAAGATGTTCTCACAGCTGAACTTAGCTGGTTATAATCGCCCGGATGCGGTTCTGTATCCTGAAGATAAGAAATATCGTATCGAGCGTATTCTTAACAGTAATGGTCAGCAAGTCTCTCAAGGTGATCTGCTGTTTGTGGTTTCACCCGTAGAAAGCTAA
- a CDS encoding LysR family transcriptional regulator, with amino-acid sequence MPDLNGMMLFAAVVRAKGFSQAARETGMPKSTISRKVAQLEEQLGVRLLQRDTRNLSLTQVGALFYQHCTSIRDEIEAAKATIENTNNDVSGSLRIAIPVSFSQELIANLCSSFMRLYPNVELDVQFTDSEVGLVGEGYDIAIKYGPLQSSDLVARLLFERKPILVASPGYLKTNGTPATPQELANHDGILLGTSRSAPIWPLGKGNRKTMVNFKRKVRVNSAVMVKKLAQDDFGIAMLSNSVCKNELASGSLVPILQEWPIEAFKVYGVYSSRRQLATNISVFLDFFTKRFSSQESLQSLMV; translated from the coding sequence ATGCCAGATCTTAACGGTATGATGCTGTTTGCGGCGGTAGTTAGAGCCAAAGGTTTCTCCCAAGCAGCCCGCGAAACAGGCATGCCAAAATCAACCATAAGTCGTAAGGTTGCTCAACTCGAAGAGCAACTTGGTGTACGTCTACTCCAGCGAGACACTCGAAATTTGAGTCTCACTCAGGTAGGTGCGCTCTTCTATCAGCATTGCACTAGTATTCGTGACGAAATAGAGGCTGCTAAAGCCACCATAGAAAACACTAACAACGATGTTTCAGGTTCCCTACGCATTGCGATTCCGGTCTCATTCAGCCAAGAACTTATCGCCAACCTGTGTAGCAGTTTTATGCGCCTCTACCCCAATGTAGAACTAGATGTGCAGTTTACCGACAGCGAAGTGGGTCTAGTCGGAGAAGGCTATGATATCGCTATCAAGTATGGTCCACTGCAATCCTCAGACTTAGTCGCCCGTCTTTTGTTCGAGCGCAAACCTATTTTAGTTGCCAGCCCAGGTTACCTGAAGACCAATGGCACCCCAGCCACACCACAAGAATTAGCCAACCATGATGGTATATTACTGGGCACCTCACGCTCAGCACCCATCTGGCCACTGGGAAAAGGCAACAGAAAAACCATGGTGAATTTCAAGCGTAAGGTCAGAGTAAACAGCGCCGTTATGGTAAAGAAACTGGCTCAGGATGATTTTGGCATTGCCATGTTATCTAACTCAGTATGCAAAAACGAGCTGGCCAGCGGCTCTCTTGTGCCTATTCTTCAGGAGTGGCCCATCGAGGCATTTAAAGTCTATGGTGTTTACTCGAGCAGAAGGCAGCTGGCCACTAACATCAGTGTATTCCTAGACTTCTTCACCAAGCGCTTCAGTAGCCAGGAATCTCTGCAATCCTTGATGGTATAG
- the blaOXA gene encoding class D beta-lactamase: MRFNIGLLALLAVLCHPAAAKQAVEAHSSETKGAEAENAKDYSLEVTSSWLAKFAQEKVIGVMVLLDEQGRLMTNDGKRAVKRFIPASTFKVPNSLLLLEAGIVKDEYSQFPWDGKERNILAWNRDHNFSTAMKYSVVPIYQALAREMGQSEMAKGVAQLNYGNNDISGGVDSFWLNGDLAISAKEQVEFLQRLYHNRLPVSDRSQRIVKKMMLLEANSEWVLRGKTGYAVQKGQKLGWFVGWLEREERVYFFALNMDIESNSQLPLRKDLVKQILVLEGLI; encoded by the coding sequence ATGCGTTTTAATATTGGTTTGCTGGCATTACTGGCTGTTTTGTGTCACCCCGCTGCGGCGAAACAAGCCGTTGAAGCGCATAGTTCGGAAACGAAGGGGGCGGAAGCTGAGAATGCTAAAGACTATAGCCTGGAAGTAACCAGTAGCTGGTTGGCTAAGTTTGCTCAAGAGAAGGTAATCGGTGTGATGGTGTTGCTGGATGAGCAGGGAAGGCTAATGACCAATGATGGAAAAAGAGCGGTAAAGCGGTTCATTCCCGCATCGACTTTTAAGGTTCCTAACAGCTTACTCTTGTTGGAGGCTGGTATCGTCAAGGATGAATACAGTCAATTTCCATGGGATGGAAAGGAGCGCAACATTCTTGCCTGGAATAGAGACCATAACTTTTCAACGGCGATGAAATACTCTGTTGTGCCTATATATCAAGCGCTGGCTCGAGAGATGGGGCAAAGCGAGATGGCTAAAGGCGTAGCGCAACTTAATTATGGTAACAATGATATAAGTGGAGGAGTTGATAGCTTCTGGCTAAATGGCGATTTAGCCATTTCAGCGAAGGAGCAAGTTGAGTTTCTGCAGCGCCTCTACCATAACCGTTTACCTGTTTCAGACCGCAGTCAGAGAATCGTCAAGAAGATGATGTTACTGGAAGCGAATAGTGAGTGGGTGCTAAGAGGTAAAACTGGTTATGCGGTGCAAAAAGGACAGAAGCTTGGTTGGTTTGTCGGTTGGCTTGAAAGAGAAGAGAGGGTCTACTTCTTCGCACTCAATATGGACATTGAAAGCAACAGCCAATTGCCATTGAGGAAAGACTTGGTGAAACAGATATTAGTATTGGAAGGCTTGATTTAA
- a CDS encoding SprT family zinc-dependent metalloprotease codes for MLNLFGSKTRTKASSAEQAQYEFEDERHQQIAEQVSECYRQAEVYLNRAFSLPEINFKLRGKSAGTAHLQLNLLRFNSTLLAENHQAFIDQVVPHEICHLLAYQLYGRVKPHGKEWQALMIEIYQLEPATTHTLNIGSVAGKTFDYLCDCGNVSLSIRRHNKVVRGDTQYRCRRCKQELKRA; via the coding sequence ATGCTTAATTTATTCGGATCGAAAACCAGAACGAAAGCCAGCTCTGCAGAGCAAGCCCAATATGAATTTGAAGATGAACGCCACCAGCAGATAGCTGAACAGGTCTCAGAGTGTTATCGGCAAGCCGAAGTTTATTTGAACAGGGCTTTTTCACTTCCTGAAATCAACTTTAAACTCAGGGGGAAGAGTGCGGGCACGGCTCACCTGCAGCTCAATCTACTCAGGTTCAACTCCACTTTACTGGCTGAAAACCATCAGGCCTTTATCGATCAAGTTGTTCCCCACGAGATCTGCCACCTACTCGCTTATCAGTTATACGGTAGGGTCAAACCCCATGGCAAGGAGTGGCAAGCCCTTATGATTGAGATTTATCAACTGGAGCCAGCCACAACTCATACTCTAAATATTGGTTCAGTAGCTGGTAAGACCTTCGATTATTTATGCGACTGTGGCAACGTATCTCTGAGCATTCGACGTCACAATAAGGTGGTCCGCGGTGACACTCAGTATCGTTGCAGACGCTGTAAACAGGAGCTTAAAAGAGCTTAA